From Rudanella lutea DSM 19387, a single genomic window includes:
- the trxA gene encoding thioredoxin — protein MNPSFKDLVKGDTPVLVDFYADWCGPCKQQAPTLKQLADRMGDKLKVIKVDIDRSRAAATQYQIQSVPTLILFHKGKIVWRKSGVQPLHTLENLVRQVM, from the coding sequence ATGAACCCCTCATTTAAAGACTTGGTCAAAGGCGACACACCCGTGCTGGTTGATTTTTACGCCGACTGGTGCGGCCCCTGTAAACAACAGGCCCCTACCCTCAAACAACTGGCCGACCGCATGGGCGACAAGCTGAAAGTGATCAAGGTCGATATTGACCGCAGCCGGGCCGCAGCTACGCAGTATCAGATTCAGAGCGTACCCACGCTTATTTTGTTCCATAAGGGTAAGATTGTCTGGCGTAAGTCGGGCGTACAGCCGTTGCATACGCTCGAAAACCTCGTTCGGCAGGTGATGTAA
- a CDS encoding SdrD B-like domain-containing protein, translated as MKQYLFVLARLCLGLCVVSGFSAQAQSISGTVYRDFDSNGERTQNGPGGYSEPGIAGVGVMAFNAANAVVASTTTSASGGYTLNTGPGRFRVLFTGFQTGDYVSLRGTQNRTDVRFVTAGSAPVDLALNYPAHYCGVPDPALLVPCYVNGNPVSASGVSAAGLRDVLVSVPYSASGLTPPETMVAKGAEIGSVYGLAVLRSANKLFSGAFTKRHVGFGPGGPGAIYLTNLTTNTSSLFTTLNAGADPHTNLPTDPNAANRDEGAFDAVGKVGLGDIELSDDNRMLYVVNLFDRRIYLIPLVSDPPAGADPRDFIAPGTITSVPVPDPGCGNGTYRPFALKFWRGKLYVGMVCSNESLPVQQSPYAVPAPGNAFVYAFDVASATNTLSPVATQVLSFPLTYPKGATVDGRPALRKWYAWGNNFYDALLGVPGRPADDLAYPQPWLTDLEFDVDGAMILGVRDRFGDQTGYQNLGTNPADAALYSSAATGDLLRAGPCGPAGTYVLESGGSVCGAAPTTAGTNGEGPGGGEFYDDNVFCCHGESSYGGLALLPGRGEVVNVSVEPLDLISAGFRYFDNLTGVQRRAVEYRRTGTQIYRSDNASTFGKANGLGDVELNCNAAPLQVGNVVWNDTNGNGRQDADETGIASVTLGLYQNGFLVATTQTDAEGEYYFGPTNVPGGLQPYTAYEIRIGLSAPVLAGRSVSVANSAGDDRIDADAIVNNGNAIVPFTTRSYGQNDFSIDFGFNTCPPQKCIPITVTRIRPDRLAGN; from the coding sequence TATTTGTTTTGGCGCGGCTCTGCCTGGGGCTCTGCGTAGTGAGTGGATTTTCGGCTCAGGCGCAGAGCATAAGCGGAACCGTTTACCGGGATTTCGATAGCAATGGCGAACGCACCCAGAACGGTCCCGGCGGTTATTCGGAACCGGGTATTGCTGGTGTTGGGGTTATGGCGTTCAATGCGGCCAATGCCGTTGTGGCCAGTACCACCACGTCGGCCTCGGGGGGGTACACGCTCAATACGGGGCCGGGCCGGTTCAGAGTCCTGTTTACGGGTTTTCAGACGGGCGATTATGTCAGCCTGCGGGGTACACAAAATCGGACCGATGTTCGGTTTGTGACGGCGGGGAGTGCCCCGGTTGATCTGGCCCTGAACTACCCGGCCCATTACTGCGGGGTGCCCGACCCGGCCCTACTGGTGCCATGTTATGTCAACGGAAACCCGGTGAGTGCATCGGGCGTATCGGCCGCGGGCCTGCGCGATGTGCTGGTGTCGGTGCCCTACAGTGCCTCCGGGCTCACCCCGCCCGAAACGATGGTGGCCAAAGGGGCCGAAATCGGGTCGGTGTACGGACTCGCGGTGTTGCGATCGGCCAACAAGCTGTTTTCAGGAGCATTCACCAAACGGCACGTGGGTTTCGGACCGGGCGGGCCGGGTGCTATTTACCTGACCAACTTAACCACTAATACCTCAAGTTTATTTACCACCCTGAACGCCGGGGCTGACCCGCACACGAACCTCCCCACCGACCCCAACGCGGCTAATCGGGACGAGGGTGCTTTCGACGCGGTAGGCAAAGTAGGATTGGGCGATATTGAGCTGTCGGACGATAACCGGATGCTCTACGTCGTGAACCTGTTTGACCGCCGAATCTATCTGATTCCGCTGGTGAGCGACCCACCCGCCGGAGCCGATCCCCGCGATTTTATCGCGCCCGGAACCATTACATCGGTACCCGTGCCCGATCCCGGTTGTGGCAACGGCACCTACCGCCCATTTGCGCTTAAATTCTGGCGGGGTAAACTCTACGTGGGCATGGTGTGTAGCAATGAGAGCCTCCCGGTGCAGCAAAGCCCGTATGCAGTGCCCGCACCCGGCAACGCGTTTGTGTATGCCTTTGATGTAGCATCCGCTACCAATACCTTAAGCCCGGTGGCAACGCAGGTACTTAGTTTTCCGCTTACCTATCCCAAAGGTGCTACCGTCGACGGGCGACCGGCGCTCCGGAAATGGTATGCCTGGGGCAATAATTTTTACGATGCACTCCTGGGTGTACCCGGCCGCCCAGCCGACGACCTGGCGTACCCGCAACCGTGGCTGACCGATCTGGAATTTGATGTCGACGGGGCTATGATTCTGGGCGTCCGGGACCGGTTTGGCGATCAGACGGGCTATCAAAATCTGGGCACCAATCCGGCCGATGCGGCCTTGTATTCGAGTGCGGCTACGGGCGATTTGCTCCGGGCAGGCCCCTGCGGGCCCGCCGGAACGTACGTGCTCGAGAGTGGCGGTTCGGTATGCGGTGCCGCGCCAACTACGGCTGGTACCAATGGCGAAGGGCCGGGTGGGGGTGAATTTTACGACGACAACGTATTCTGTTGCCACGGCGAAAGCAGCTATGGCGGGCTCGCTTTGTTGCCGGGCCGGGGCGAGGTAGTCAACGTGTCGGTGGAGCCGCTCGACCTTATTTCGGCGGGTTTCCGGTATTTTGATAACCTCACGGGTGTGCAACGGCGGGCGGTGGAATACCGCCGGACAGGTACCCAAATCTATCGCTCCGACAACGCCAGCACGTTTGGAAAAGCCAATGGCCTGGGCGATGTGGAACTGAATTGCAACGCTGCCCCCCTCCAGGTTGGTAATGTGGTATGGAACGATACGAACGGTAACGGCCGGCAGGATGCCGACGAAACCGGCATTGCGAGTGTGACCCTGGGGCTGTATCAGAATGGCTTTCTGGTAGCAACCACCCAAACCGATGCGGAAGGCGAGTACTACTTCGGCCCGACTAACGTGCCGGGTGGGCTACAACCTTACACTGCCTACGAAATTCGGATCGGCTTGTCGGCCCCGGTGTTGGCAGGTCGGTCGGTGTCGGTAGCAAATAGTGCGGGTGATGATCGGATTGACGCTGACGCCATCGTGAATAATGGCAACGCTATAGTACCCTTTACGACCCGGAGTTATGGTCAGAATGACTTTTCGATTGATTTCGGCTTTAATACCTGCCCCCCGCAAAAGTGTATTCCGATCACGGTAACACGTATTCGCCCCGACCGCCTGGCAGGGAATTAG
- the rpsL gene encoding 30S ribosomal protein S12 encodes MPTIQQLVRKGREKLVFKSKSPALDACPQRRGVCTRVYTTTPKKPNSALRKVARVRLSNGKEVNAYIPGEGHNLQEHSIVLIRGGRVKDLPGVRYHIVRGALDTAGVNGRLQSRSKYGAKRPKPGQAPAAGKGAPAKGKKK; translated from the coding sequence ATGCCAACCATACAACAATTAGTACGTAAAGGCCGCGAGAAGCTGGTTTTCAAGTCGAAATCACCAGCTTTGGATGCCTGCCCTCAGCGTCGGGGCGTGTGTACGCGTGTGTACACCACGACGCCTAAGAAGCCAAACTCGGCGCTGCGTAAAGTAGCTCGTGTTCGCTTGTCGAACGGCAAAGAAGTCAATGCTTACATTCCGGGCGAAGGCCACAACCTGCAGGAGCACTCAATCGTGCTGATCCGCGGTGGCCGGGTTAAAGACCTTCCGGGTGTTCGTTACCACATTGTTCGGGGTGCTCTGGATACTGCCGGTGTAAACGGCCGTCTGCAAAGCCGCTCGAAATACGGCGCCAAGCGTCCGAAACCAGGTCAGGCTCCAGCCGCTGGCAAAGGTGCGCCCGCTAAAGGCAAGAAGAAATAA
- a CDS encoding FUSC family protein: protein MQPILRSVRYFLSSHYFSDGLRTTVAVLLPALFFFQVQKQPDIGLLIGLGALSASITDMPGPLIHKRNGLLACCLTIFLTAILTGFARLNGWTLGLEIGLLSFFFALFNVYGNRAAAVGSAGMLTLILTMARGVSSETADTAPFSLPEILTQATLILLGGLWYTGISLVFRQFRPYRQAQQALAECIHEIARFLRIKADFYDGRTDLDDDYRRLVAQHVVVSEKQDVVRELLFKSRQVVAETTSTGRVLVLTFAEVVDLYEQISAMYYDYQSLRERFGTTGILNLIATQIHRLVNELDAIGLAILEGSPHRPRLDMHAALEQIQAAINALPPNTDMGNPLVLRRVLVSIRQLAERINGLLQIAPDTGTTPTDPSTLDYSRFVSHQPIDVARLRDNLSLRSSVFRYSLRMAIACVVGYIVATFWPNGHHSYWILLTITVILKPAYSLTRQRNSDRLLGTLAGGLLGVVILAFVPNPVAQFVFMVLFMLGTYSFQRRNYITMVICVTPFVLILFNFMGIGFREVVGERMLDTLIGGVIAVIASYGLLPRWESEQVLPVLRDVLNADIKYLQKLEESLCGRGVTETDYKLARKSVYVQSANLSAAFERMLSEPKSKRRHQQDLLQFAVLNHIFSSNVATIVLTTVDREHTPATDALVRPVRRSLEHLAEALSRIDRTDKNAEPTSALTLPPASPTPASPDDQLLAEQLAFVQKLTADMAKVAATIQG, encoded by the coding sequence ATGCAGCCCATTCTCCGATCTGTCCGTTACTTTTTATCGAGCCACTACTTCTCCGATGGGCTGCGGACTACGGTAGCCGTGCTGTTACCGGCACTCTTCTTTTTTCAGGTTCAGAAACAACCCGACATAGGCTTACTCATTGGCCTGGGAGCGCTCTCGGCCAGTATTACCGATATGCCGGGGCCGCTCATTCACAAGCGCAACGGGTTACTGGCCTGCTGCCTGACCATTTTCCTGACGGCTATTCTGACCGGGTTTGCCCGGCTCAACGGCTGGACCCTCGGTCTCGAAATTGGCCTGCTGAGCTTTTTCTTCGCCTTGTTCAACGTTTATGGCAACCGCGCGGCTGCCGTCGGCTCGGCGGGGATGCTTACCCTCATTTTGACCATGGCTCGGGGGGTGAGTAGCGAAACAGCAGACACAGCTCCCTTCTCTCTCCCGGAGATTCTGACGCAGGCTACGCTTATTCTGCTCGGCGGCTTGTGGTACACTGGCATCAGTTTGGTATTTCGGCAGTTCAGACCCTATCGGCAGGCGCAACAGGCTCTGGCCGAGTGTATCCACGAAATTGCCCGGTTTCTGCGCATCAAAGCGGATTTTTACGATGGCCGCACCGACCTCGACGACGATTACCGTCGGCTGGTAGCACAGCATGTGGTCGTGAGCGAAAAACAGGACGTTGTACGCGAACTGCTTTTCAAAAGTCGGCAGGTAGTGGCCGAAACTACTTCTACGGGCCGGGTACTGGTGTTGACCTTCGCCGAAGTGGTCGATTTATACGAACAGATTTCGGCGATGTACTACGATTACCAATCGTTGCGCGAGCGATTTGGGACTACGGGCATCCTGAATCTAATTGCCACCCAGATTCATCGGCTCGTCAACGAACTCGACGCTATCGGTCTGGCCATTCTGGAGGGTAGCCCGCACCGGCCGCGCTTAGATATGCACGCGGCTTTAGAACAGATTCAGGCGGCTATCAACGCCCTGCCGCCCAACACCGACATGGGCAACCCGCTGGTGCTTCGGCGGGTACTGGTAAGTATCCGGCAACTGGCCGAGCGTATAAACGGGTTATTGCAAATTGCCCCCGACACCGGCACCACCCCCACCGACCCGTCGACGCTCGATTATTCACGCTTTGTATCGCACCAACCGATTGACGTGGCCCGTTTGCGCGACAATCTCTCGCTGCGTTCGTCGGTATTTCGGTATTCGCTCCGCATGGCTATTGCCTGTGTGGTAGGCTATATTGTGGCTACCTTCTGGCCCAACGGCCACCATAGCTACTGGATTTTGCTCACCATCACGGTTATTCTTAAACCAGCTTATTCGCTCACTCGCCAACGCAACAGCGACCGTTTGCTGGGTACGCTTGCGGGTGGGTTGCTGGGGGTAGTTATTCTGGCCTTTGTTCCCAACCCGGTTGCCCAGTTTGTGTTTATGGTGCTGTTTATGCTCGGCACCTACAGTTTTCAGCGCCGGAACTATATCACCATGGTGATCTGTGTGACGCCCTTTGTGCTGATCCTGTTCAACTTTATGGGAATCGGCTTCCGTGAAGTGGTAGGCGAACGGATGCTCGACACACTCATTGGCGGGGTCATTGCCGTTATTGCCAGCTATGGGTTACTACCACGCTGGGAGTCGGAACAGGTGCTGCCGGTGCTGCGCGATGTACTCAACGCCGACATCAAATACCTTCAGAAACTGGAAGAGAGCCTGTGCGGCCGGGGGGTTACCGAAACCGACTACAAACTGGCCCGGAAGAGCGTGTATGTGCAGTCGGCCAACTTGTCGGCGGCTTTTGAGCGGATGTTGTCGGAGCCGAAAAGCAAACGGCGGCATCAGCAGGATTTACTTCAGTTTGCCGTACTCAACCACATTTTCTCGTCCAACGTAGCCACCATTGTGCTGACTACCGTCGACCGGGAGCATACCCCCGCAACAGACGCCCTGGTGCGCCCCGTGCGCCGGTCACTCGAGCACCTGGCCGAGGCCCTGAGCCGCATCGACCGAACCGACAAAAACGCCGAGCCAACATCTGCGCTCACCCTACCGCCAGCAAGCCCGACCCCGGCCTCCCCCGACGATCAACTCCTGGCCGAGCAACTGGCGTTTGTACAAAAACTCACCGCCGACATGGCCAAAGTAGCGGCTACCATTCAGGGTTAA
- a CDS encoding translocation/assembly module TamB domain-containing protein produces MRKAISTILLVLLAVVLLVLGFVTLIATTSWGERIVTAQVNRYLAKKLQSPFRVGRISYKIPDYIELNDVFFQTPKGDTLLIGQRMFVDLDMLGLLDNRVAINQIDLEKVRLNISRTLPDTTFNFGYLLDAFVTPGKPQPTPTPLDTTTAPLDINLKAVTLKDVRVKYLDDVTGADVDAYVDTLRANFERTDVANNVYRLQDLTVDGLNTRARIYKGLPVPDSPPSPDTLDIALGKWQINRARWDVNLVEQKLTTAGQLQTLAMETDYFFLNSERLGVKSLVLTGANVRYDDLTQPRQRTGVDYAHLDLRDVAFRGEQLRYNPQQISGQLRQGRLRDKSGLVLQRLDGDLLYTDKTTALTNLWIQTPKTLLRDQVVLRYDSIGQLSRPGQANRVRVNVNLRQSVMALSDVLLLAPQLAGTFKNNEAATIRMNARATGTLAALNLPVLDLAALSGTRIRARGRLTNLTDTDRLGLDLTITEATTRLADIQRVVPKNALPDAVDIPPQLRLSGRVRGRLNDLDLQTRLNTSWGNATFDGQLRGFVEGRNQGYSGTLALADFQAGKWLKDPKQYGPVTAIATVNGTGLDVKSMNTSFRVTVDEATLNGYRYQNIAASGQLARGVLNIKGVSDDPNARLQLDTRVGLLSDYPSITGTVNIAQLDLNRLKLYSEPLDLRGKLVLDMASTDPAKPVGTLSTDGAVIRYGGQSYPLDEVYLKATADGGRKQIAARVPFAQLKLDGQFAYDRLYDIIVSEVSRYFAIPGLTYRNTPPPYDFKIDAKAYQHPLLKAFVPKLTRLDTVRLAAYLDNRNDTTFAASLRTGVIEYDSSLVRSANLLLRGTANGYVQPLPVGIASRNSLNTSVNRLLVPVAEQLPVTRNGELFVRGQISSANASGIEIGLTNLIGTAANNKLNFEVMSKDSSSRDVYGLRGQVAALGQDYRVQLAQNGLLLNYQNWSADTTGYVQYGPAGLFVNTLRLRHRDEYIELASTEPYANAPLRVTIRNFNLTDAAKIANQDTTLASGQLDGTVVLRDYLGEDSDLSFVGSVNVDSLRVMDKPIGNLTGRFTNSTEGKVGINVALSGPDNQATLNGTYNGANSGLDLVVDLQKLAARTIEAFSFGELRQARGDLTGQFTVAGTTTNPKINGQVRFDSVAFNIKQLNATYRIDQERLQFSGSTISLNNFTLTDTLGRTLNTTGTVTLANIPDVGYNLNVRANDFLALNAARKDNDYVYGQASVTANLRIRGTGTNASVVGTVRVEDDTKVSFVLPDDTPELNDARQTVTFINHNDTLALSKYLVKPKRDTVNTKIAFEELNNATISLNIEVDEKSEFTIVVDELNGDYLRARGNADLNVTIDPAGNIGILGRYEVTEGEYSLTYEVLKRQFKIQRGSSITWTGDPLSAQVDITAVYETRTAPANLVANEIAGQNNALYQNKMPFNVLLKIGNNLAKPSLNFDIVRPTNGNSNAIVAGGVTQTVDNKLALLRRDQSQINKQVFALLVLGNFISENTSDFFSTGSGGGVGAGAENIARNSVSKILSEQLERFASSLIKGVDVNFNLNSTNQAATAKGPTGSRTDLNVGLSKSFLSGRLSVSVGRNFVLENTTGIQRNPNEIFDNFSLNYNLTRDGRYVVRGYRRNEQQTVLEGYVVETGVGFVITVDYNTFADLRRRRKEETL; encoded by the coding sequence GTGAGAAAAGCCATTTCAACCATACTGCTCGTCTTGCTGGCGGTCGTGCTTCTTGTGCTCGGCTTTGTGACCCTGATTGCGACTACCTCCTGGGGCGAGCGCATCGTGACGGCACAGGTGAATCGGTATTTAGCTAAGAAACTCCAGTCGCCGTTTCGGGTGGGTCGGATCAGCTACAAAATTCCAGACTATATCGAGCTGAACGATGTGTTCTTCCAAACCCCCAAGGGCGATACGCTCCTGATCGGGCAACGGATGTTTGTGGACCTGGATATGCTGGGCCTGCTCGATAACCGGGTGGCCATCAATCAGATTGATCTGGAAAAGGTGCGCCTGAACATCAGCCGTACCCTGCCCGATACAACATTCAACTTTGGCTACCTGCTCGACGCGTTTGTGACGCCCGGAAAGCCACAACCGACTCCAACCCCGCTTGATACCACTACGGCCCCGCTCGATATCAACCTCAAAGCGGTAACTCTTAAAGATGTACGGGTCAAATACCTCGATGATGTGACCGGTGCCGATGTCGACGCGTACGTGGATACCCTGCGGGCCAATTTTGAACGCACCGATGTGGCCAATAACGTGTACCGCCTGCAAGACCTGACCGTCGACGGGCTAAACACCCGCGCCCGGATCTACAAAGGTCTGCCTGTGCCCGATTCGCCCCCCTCGCCCGACACGCTGGATATAGCTCTGGGTAAATGGCAGATCAACCGCGCCCGCTGGGACGTGAATCTGGTCGAACAAAAACTAACCACCGCCGGGCAGTTGCAGACGCTGGCGATGGAAACCGATTATTTCTTTCTGAACAGCGAACGGCTGGGAGTGAAGTCGCTGGTGCTCACAGGAGCCAATGTCCGCTACGACGACCTCACTCAGCCCCGGCAGCGCACCGGCGTTGACTACGCTCACCTCGACCTGCGCGACGTGGCCTTCCGGGGTGAACAGCTGCGGTACAACCCCCAGCAGATTTCGGGGCAATTACGACAGGGCCGCCTGCGCGACAAAAGCGGTTTGGTGTTGCAACGGCTCGACGGCGACTTGCTTTACACGGACAAAACAACGGCCCTGACGAACCTCTGGATTCAGACGCCCAAAACCTTGCTGCGCGATCAGGTTGTGTTGCGGTACGATTCCATCGGGCAGCTCTCGCGGCCGGGGCAGGCCAACCGGGTGCGGGTTAATGTAAACCTGCGACAGAGCGTCATGGCCTTGTCGGATGTGTTGTTGCTGGCTCCGCAACTGGCAGGCACGTTCAAAAATAACGAAGCGGCCACCATCCGTATGAACGCCCGCGCTACAGGTACGCTGGCTGCGCTCAACCTGCCCGTGCTGGATCTGGCGGCCCTGTCGGGTACGCGCATCCGCGCCCGTGGCCGGCTTACCAACCTGACCGATACCGACCGGCTGGGTCTCGACCTGACCATTACAGAAGCCACCACGCGGCTGGCCGATATTCAACGGGTTGTACCCAAAAATGCTCTTCCCGATGCGGTCGATATTCCGCCCCAATTACGGTTATCGGGTCGGGTTCGGGGGCGGCTCAACGACCTCGACCTGCAAACCCGGCTCAATACCAGTTGGGGTAACGCTACGTTCGACGGGCAACTCCGGGGCTTCGTGGAAGGCCGTAACCAGGGCTATTCGGGAACGCTGGCCCTGGCTGACTTTCAGGCTGGCAAATGGCTTAAAGATCCAAAGCAGTACGGGCCTGTTACGGCCATTGCCACCGTCAATGGTACCGGGCTCGACGTAAAATCGATGAATACCTCGTTTCGGGTAACCGTCGATGAGGCAACGTTGAATGGGTATCGTTACCAGAATATAGCCGCTTCGGGGCAGTTGGCGCGGGGTGTGCTCAACATCAAGGGCGTGAGCGATGACCCCAACGCCCGCTTACAGCTCGATACGCGGGTGGGGCTGCTGAGCGACTACCCCAGCATTACGGGTACCGTAAACATTGCCCAACTCGACCTGAACCGGCTGAAACTATACAGCGAGCCCCTCGACCTGCGGGGTAAACTTGTACTCGATATGGCCTCGACCGATCCCGCCAAACCCGTAGGAACACTCTCGACCGATGGGGCCGTGATTCGGTACGGGGGGCAGTCGTACCCACTCGATGAGGTGTATCTCAAAGCCACTGCCGACGGGGGGCGCAAGCAGATTGCCGCCCGGGTGCCGTTTGCCCAACTCAAGCTCGACGGTCAGTTTGCCTACGATCGGCTGTACGACATCATTGTATCGGAAGTAAGCCGGTATTTTGCCATTCCGGGGCTCACGTACCGAAATACCCCTCCGCCGTATGACTTCAAAATCGACGCTAAGGCGTACCAGCACCCGTTGCTGAAAGCGTTTGTGCCGAAACTCACCCGGCTCGACACGGTTCGGCTGGCGGCTTATCTGGACAACCGTAACGACACCACCTTTGCGGCCTCGCTCCGAACGGGCGTCATTGAATACGACTCCAGCCTGGTGCGGAGTGCCAACTTGCTGCTGCGGGGTACGGCGAACGGGTATGTACAGCCGTTGCCCGTTGGGATTGCGTCCCGTAATAGCCTGAACACGTCGGTCAACCGGTTGCTTGTACCTGTTGCGGAGCAGCTGCCCGTGACCCGTAACGGCGAGCTGTTTGTACGTGGCCAAATCAGCTCGGCCAACGCGTCGGGAATCGAAATTGGCCTGACCAACCTGATCGGGACGGCGGCCAACAACAAGCTCAATTTTGAGGTGATGAGCAAAGACTCGTCGAGTCGGGATGTGTACGGCCTACGCGGGCAGGTGGCCGCGTTAGGGCAGGACTATCGGGTGCAATTGGCCCAAAATGGGTTGTTGCTCAATTATCAGAACTGGTCGGCCGATACCACAGGTTATGTGCAATACGGCCCGGCAGGTTTGTTTGTCAATACGCTGCGGTTGCGGCACCGCGACGAGTATATTGAACTGGCCAGCACGGAACCCTACGCTAACGCGCCACTGCGGGTTACGATTCGGAATTTCAACCTGACCGACGCGGCTAAAATTGCCAATCAGGATACGACCCTCGCGAGTGGGCAGCTCGACGGTACCGTGGTCCTACGCGACTACCTGGGCGAAGACTCCGATCTGTCGTTTGTGGGCTCGGTCAATGTGGATAGTTTGCGGGTGATGGACAAGCCCATTGGCAACCTGACCGGCCGATTCACCAACAGCACCGAGGGGAAAGTAGGTATCAACGTGGCGCTGAGCGGCCCCGACAATCAGGCCACCCTCAACGGTACGTACAACGGAGCCAACTCGGGTCTTGATCTGGTAGTTGATCTGCAAAAACTGGCGGCCCGTACCATCGAAGCCTTTAGTTTCGGCGAACTCCGGCAGGCCCGTGGCGACCTGACGGGGCAGTTTACCGTGGCCGGTACGACCACCAATCCTAAAATAAACGGGCAGGTCCGGTTTGATTCGGTAGCGTTCAACATCAAACAACTTAACGCAACCTACCGTATCGATCAGGAACGCCTTCAGTTCAGTGGTTCAACCATTAGCCTCAACAATTTCACACTGACCGATACCCTTGGTCGCACCCTCAATACGACGGGGACCGTAACGCTGGCCAATATTCCCGACGTGGGGTATAACCTGAATGTGCGGGCCAACGACTTCCTGGCTCTCAATGCGGCCCGCAAAGACAATGACTATGTGTACGGACAGGCGTCGGTGACGGCCAATCTACGTATCCGGGGTACGGGCACCAACGCGTCGGTGGTGGGTACGGTACGGGTTGAAGATGATACCAAGGTGTCGTTTGTATTACCCGACGATACGCCCGAATTGAACGACGCCCGCCAAACGGTTACGTTCATTAATCACAATGATACACTCGCTTTGAGCAAGTACCTGGTGAAGCCCAAACGTGACACCGTAAACACCAAAATTGCGTTTGAGGAACTGAACAACGCGACCATTTCGCTCAACATCGAAGTCGATGAGAAATCGGAGTTTACGATTGTGGTCGATGAACTGAACGGCGACTATCTGCGGGCACGGGGCAATGCCGACCTCAACGTGACCATCGACCCGGCGGGTAACATCGGGATTCTGGGCCGCTACGAGGTGACCGAGGGCGAGTACTCGCTTACCTATGAGGTGCTGAAACGGCAGTTCAAAATCCAGAGAGGCAGCTCGATTACCTGGACCGGAGATCCGCTAAGTGCGCAGGTCGATATTACGGCCGTGTACGAAACCCGGACAGCCCCCGCCAACCTGGTGGCTAATGAGATTGCCGGGCAAAATAACGCCTTGTACCAGAATAAAATGCCGTTCAATGTATTGCTCAAAATCGGCAATAATCTGGCCAAGCCAAGCCTGAACTTCGATATTGTGCGGCCCACCAACGGCAATAGCAACGCCATTGTGGCCGGGGGCGTTACGCAGACCGTCGACAACAAACTGGCGCTACTTCGGCGCGATCAGTCGCAGATCAACAAGCAGGTGTTTGCCTTGCTGGTGCTGGGTAATTTTATCTCCGAAAACACGTCTGATTTCTTCTCAACCGGAAGCGGTGGGGGCGTGGGCGCGGGAGCCGAAAACATTGCCCGAAACAGCGTGAGTAAGATTCTGTCTGAACAATTGGAGCGGTTTGCATCGAGCCTGATCAAAGGCGTTGATGTGAACTTCAACCTCAACTCGACCAACCAGGCAGCTACCGCCAAGGGGCCAACCGGCAGCCGAACCGACCTGAACGTGGGTCTCTCAAAAAGCTTTCTGTCGGGGCGGCTTTCGGTATCTGTCGGGCGCAACTTTGTACTCGAAAACACAACGGGTATTCAGCGGAACCCCAATGAGATTTTTGATAACTTCTCGCTTAACTATAACCTCACCCGCGACGGTCGTTATGTGGTGCGGGGCTACCGGCGCAACGAGCAGCAAACCGTGCTGGAGGGCTATGTAGTTGAGACGGGCGTCGGCTTCGTGATCACGGTCGACTACAACACATTTGCTGATTTACGGCGACGGAGAAAGGAGGAAACGCTGTGA
- the rpsG gene encoding 30S ribosomal protein S7 has protein sequence MRKSKPPKRYVLPDPKFKEVLVTKFVNNLMYEGKKSIAYTIFYDALEIVGKRTSENGLDVWKKALNNVMPSVEVKSRRVGGATFQVPTEVRADRKVSVGMKWLIKYARSRGEKTMTDRLAAEIVAAAKGEGAAVKKKDDTHRMAEANKAFSHFRF, from the coding sequence ATGAGAAAGTCGAAACCGCCAAAACGGTACGTGTTACCCGATCCGAAATTTAAGGAAGTACTGGTAACCAAATTTGTTAATAACCTCATGTACGAGGGCAAGAAGAGCATCGCGTACACTATTTTCTACGACGCACTGGAGATTGTTGGTAAGCGTACCAGCGAAAACGGTCTCGACGTATGGAAAAAGGCGTTGAACAACGTAATGCCTTCGGTCGAAGTAAAAAGCCGTCGGGTTGGTGGTGCTACCTTCCAGGTTCCCACCGAAGTACGGGCTGACCGCAAAGTATCGGTAGGCATGAAATGGCTGATTAAATACGCTCGTTCACGTGGCGAAAAAACCATGACCGACCGCCTGGCTGCTGAAATCGTAGCTGCTGCGAAAGGTGAAGGAGCTGCCGTGAAGAAGAAAGACGATACGCACCGTATGGCCGAAGCCAACAAGGCGTTCTCACACTTCCGGTTCTAA